AAAAGTTATGTGCTGGAAACTCATCATCACTGTTACCCAATGTTGTGGGAAGGTATTTATCTGGAGAAAATTAGAGATCATTATTGGGAAACAAGTTTAAAAGGTGTTTTAAATGACATTACTTAAAAATAAATCTTGGAGCCAATTGTGAAACCCTCCAATTTTCTCAACTTACTGTTGTGCAGTGGTCTACTTTGTTGGCACACTTGGGGAAGACATGTGTGGGAATGAGAATATCTGAGGGATCACTCGGAAAGAATCTTTTTACAACAGTGAACACAATTTCCAAGATGAAGTTCCTCAGATCCTGCCTCAGGCAGCTCCCATATTGAGTAAGGCAAAATGAGACAAAATAGACAGGGTATTTACTCAAGCTGGAGGCATGTAGAGGCAGGAAAATATGAAATTGGAGTGAAAGCAGGAAAACAAGTCAACATACCTAAGCACCCCACCATCTCGGAAAGAATTCATGTGGCTCAGAGAAACATATTGGTGTTCCTCCCCAGTTTATCAAGATAAACTGGGGAGGAGTCGGGCAGCAGATGTCATATTCAATGTCCAAAATACACAGGTCCAAATGTCAGAGCAGAACATGACAGAAAAGAAATCAGTGAGGATGTAGTATTTCACGAGATTAAGCATCCAAGAAGTCACTTTGTGATTAACTCGAATTAACGGTCCAGTGGTTAAGCTGGGACATATTTTATAACAAGGCACCATGGCCCATGAGTTCAAGTGCAGAGTAGCAGTGCAATGAGTACGAGTCAGCTTGACATACAGAGGCAATGCAGCTGCTGGACTGAGGGTATGATGAATGATCTAGCCTCCTAATCTGATACAAAAAACATGAGGCCCTCAATGAAAAACAGACACTTCATTCTTAGAAAGGAATGAAGGACAAGGCTAAAGCCGATCAAACTTATTGCCTGCAGGATGCCGAAAATGGTAGTGAAGCTTACCTACACAATGACTACTAGCTACACCCTTATTTGGGAAGGGGTATGATGCATTAAAAGCAATTACTAATTTTCTGTTATTTACCGTTGAATAATAATTATTTGTCATTttattttgttactgtattgttTGAATATTTTAAAATCTATTTTCAATGCAAATTATCCAGATTCACAAGACACTTGGGAAACCCTAACTTATTATCCAAATCAGCTTCACATTTGATGATCCAGCTTCTGATACATTAGCATCTACTGTACAGTATAGCATATATCATGAGCAAAGTAAATAACCGAGGACAACAGGAGTACTTGATTTTGTAGTAGAGCTGATGTTTTTCCTCCATGATAGCTTGGCGCTGCTCAAATGAGGTACGAAAGTCATAATAGTGGAGAAGGAAGGGCCACACATTAGCTCTTAGTTCAGGTTCCACACCACCGAAGAAAATAGCTTGTCGAAGTGCAAGATCATCTTCTATTTGCCCTTCCTGCATGAAAAAGGAAAGAGATTTGTACATAACTTAGGTAAGAAAAAATACAATTAACTCAACCCATGCAAGATATGAAAGGAAATACAATTACTAtaaatattaaaattattattatcattattatattattactGTATCATAAAATGTTTAAATATATTCCTATAAATAACACTGTCTTTAATTCTAATCAACTTTGTGTGGTTTGTCTTTGATAATTCTCACAAACATCTCTATTTCTACTACCATTCAAAGTAATTTCACAAAAGCCTTTATTTCTAGTAACTTTTCTAGCATGACTCACCTCATTAAAATAGGTGATCCAAGAATCAGGATCTAAGCACTTGTATTGCCCTTCTTCTGGATGAAGCTCGGATTCACTCACGTGTGGCCTTGAATACAGATCACCACATCAGAAGTTTGATACCTCATTAACACAATGTTTGGAGACCAAATGATATATACAATTATATAGTTCCACAAAATCATATAATTTTCTCTTGAAAAACCCACTTTAAAAAAAATGTATAATGAACCATACTATAAGATATTTTTATCCATAAAAAGAGTAGCAGTGAACTAATgaatacattaatggaacaagatAGGAacaattaataataaaattatgtCAGGTTTACTAAATATTTAGGGTACCAAGTGTATATCCTTTGCATGCTCCCAGAGCCAAAGTCATGATAATCCACCCAGGACTTGTATCACCAACCAAACATCAGGAGAGTAGAAAATACCCCATTTAGGAAAATATGAAAGGACACAGGATGCACTCTGTAAGGCCTGCAAACCATTGCTAGTGGCCGGGAAACAGTCACATAGACAGTACTATATCTCCTAGTCATGTAAAAGTGCACAGTTGCATCTTTTTGTTGGCTATGTTACAAATTCTTCTTCTTACCTCCAACAAACTGTTATTTGGGGTTCCCCATATGTTGCTGTCTCAACTGAGATcactctctgctcaaattatgatTCTGGTCTCTGAGTGGGATTTTAAGCATGTGATGATTTAGACTGAGCACAGAGCACCAGACAGTGAACATCTTCACTCCATAAATTTAGACAACCAAGTGACATTTCTCGGCTCAGTTGCCTGAGGAATGTTGGTTCATGGCGCTGTTGTGATGACAAGTATCACAAACTTGTAGCAGTTAGGGAAAAATGTTATGTACTAACTAGTAGTCAGAAGTGATACTGAACTTAATTTCCCTTTGCTTTCCTAATTATTGCTTACAGAAGGTGTCAAGGTTAATCTCTATCTTGTCTTACAGTGAGATGATGTTGAGTTAGACTTGCTATTGTCTCCTTTCCCTAATCATGTGATAAGACCGTTTTAAAAGTTCCTAGCCATGGCATGGGAGTGATGTTGACAAGATCCTAGCAGGTGACAGAAGTCATGGTTAGACCATGTTGGCTGGTGCAAACAGCATTCAAGTGGCCTTAGCTCAAAAACTGTCTTTATAAAAAAACCTTTACCCGAATTTTACACTGGGTTTGGGAATACAGTAATTATCTGCAGACAAGGAGTcataataatgtggctgaaatatgtcgaccaaaccacacactagaaagtgaagggatgacgatgtttcggtccgtcctttaccattcacaatcgacttgagaatggtacaggatggaccgaaacgttgtcgtcccttcactttctagtatgtggtttggtcaacagtaaTTATCTTTTAACATACATCAAAGTAACTGTTTTATGAAAAGTTAATAAATGGAAAAAAACTACATATGATTTGTTTTATAAATTACATCATCTCATACTCACTAAAGCAAAGAAAAGAGTGGCAGCTCACCATGCATGTCTAGCAATAGTCATGTCTGTTGGATGACATAATATACTTCAATGTAAGAGGGCAAATAATAAATGTGTGCGTGCGAGACAAATCTATTTATTAGCGGTAGGTGTAATAAGGTAATGAACGGCATATCCATATGTTTTGGAAATATGGAGATATGCTAGAGGATTTATGCTAATAAAAGCTATGAATAAATGAGTGTGATCAGAGAAGTTGAAAGGAAATCAAGGTTCATAGAGTTAGGTTCCAGTGAAAACACAGGACGATGGAGAAAATATAAAGATCTATTTAGAGGGAGCACCAAGGAGGAATTTGTTTCAGGTTAACCTCTCAAGGAGAGTTGCCAAACGTGACGTCAGAGATATAAATTTATCGATGATCCACAAGTCAACCGTTTTTAAAACAAGAGTAATACCATATCTGCACGCTGAAATTACAAGAATCTGATATATCAATGTGAAAATATTGAAGGTGTACAAACGACCGAGCCTAAATATCTGAacccctcaaacacacacacacacacacactactgactggaccaagACAGGTTAAATGTATCTCAACCTGAACTACTACTTGGCTTACATGGAGTTTGGAAGGAGCCATCCATGCAGCTTCAATATTTCCTCATGTAATATATTTTAACTAGACATTAAATTTGCCAATTTCTCCAAATCCCTTCATTCAAAAATAAAAAGTACACTATTATTGACAATGCTTACATGCAGACAAGAAACTGCTTAAGTGCTGCATCTGGTGTTGAGCACTCTTCATCCCTGGGTTTGACTAAAAAGTTCCAGTCCTCAAATACCGCTGCCAGCTTGTCTAGACCTCCATAATGAAAGTGAAAGATCTTGTATTGGCTCTCCCGGCTTGCAATTACCAGTTGGCCACATGTATGATCTTGGTCGCTGAAGAAAAGTCGAAGAGACTTGCTCTGTCCTAAGAAGTATAATTCATATGTAAATACAGGTATTGTATTATGATATGTTCAGAACAAAATTTAACAATTAATAAAATAATGATAACTATTGACCGTAGGAAGCAAACCAAAACTAGTACAGTACAGTGTAACttatttacagtacagtacagtataacttATTAGCTGTATGTGCATTTTCATGCTGTTGAGACCAAGCAGAATCTTACCAAAATATTCTAACTTGGTGGGTATTCCATAAGTTGTGCATTGTAAAGCAGCCACAACCCCTTTTTCCTCTTTCTATTACCACAAAATATGATTTTCCAAGGCTGCAATCCACAACAGTTGcccaactcccaggaacctattactactaggtgaacagagccattagGCAAAAGAAAATATCCCCAAACATCTCCATCATATCCAACAACCCCATTACTGCAAAGTAATGGAgattcttctccccccccccctttaccaaATTAACATGTAATTATTCAACTTTATTTTTAATAGTAACCTTTAAACACAGCAAGTTTCCTACATTTCATCATTATCTATGACATTTCCGCTTAAGTAAAAGCCTGCGAGTGCACAAGAATCCTTTCCAACGCAAAATTGTTACTCTACCTCGGACTTTTGATTGTAATTGCCTTTATATTTCAACTGTACAATTGTGTTTGTAGAATATAATATGAAGCCtgacataaataaaaatgtatcaCCTTTAAATATCTACCAGCTTACACGGTGTGCAACAGCAAACACTACCAAATTCAATGAACATATAACAAAATATTTATATGTTCAAATTCTCAATCTTCTGTTTACTTAATTAGGTTTTGCTCCTTTATTCTGGACACATTCATTTATTCTTAAAATCTGTATTCAGGTTTTCATTTTCCATGCAGATTACAAAagatatactgtatagacaaacaTACTACTGTATATTTATTTAAGCATTACATGTACAAGCATCTACTGTATTTTGAAATGTCATTAATTATACCAATATCAACCAAATATTTTACAACATCTCCatttatgaaaataaatttggtaaATGACAGCTAAATAGATAAGATATATTGTGCTACTCACTGACATCAATGCTGAAAATACCACACTTGTGTTCTCTTCTAACAGGAGAAGAGCCTCCATCAACAGGAGTTGGGCAGAAGGAGGATAAAGATGAATCTGGGAAAGCTAAGTTGGCAGAATAGGCCATAGATTCTGCACTTCTTTCAAACCAGTATTGTTCTCCTGAGGGTGGCAAAGGAAATTTCAACAAAatgtcagacacacacacatgcacagaaATTTCCTTATTTTCAATGTAAAAGCCAAGAAATCTCATAAATGTTACGACTTGATAAGGGTACAAGATAGACCGAGACGTCATCACTCCTATTTAATTTCATCTGTGGATTGGGTTATTTATTTTCAGGCAGTTTAACTCATTCTATTCAAAAGGACACTTGTTGCTTTAATAATGCTTATTCCACACAATACAAAATGTATCAATAATACAGTACAAACTGTAATCTCTTCAAGTGTAGTAAACTTTTTAATTTATTGGGAAAAAAGTGAGCTTAGGCAATCTAAGCAACTCTAGAATAATCAAACATATGGCATTGAAACACATGGTAACAATCAACAATACATATTCTCTAATAAACTAGAAGGTAGTCAGTAATTTGTGAAAGAAAGCTACAGCCAAGAGTTGAAGTTGAAGATGATGTTCAGAGAGTAAGGGTGGCAAGCAGTTATAGTtatggtattggtgatattggtGCTTtactctaatttttttattaagacATACTGAAAGTTACTTACCATTACCTGAAGAGAAGAAGTGAGGTGGAGGAGACAACTGGGGTTCAGGAGATGACTCCAAGCTATCTTCTCTTTCACTGGCGAGTTGTCCCAGAGAACTTGAACTTTGTATCGTCTCTGTGATGGTTAAACTTTCTCCAAGTTTATCCCCATCCGAGCTGCTGTCCGAAGAGGATATATATCTGCACTTTTTGCCTTCAATAACCTTATCAACATCCTCTTCTGTTTCTTCATGAGCAACAGATTCAAGAGGAGCAGATTCTGTATTTATCTTAGCTTCAATTAACTTATCTTTGTCAATTTTAACAACAGTGATTTCTGCAACTTCTTCTTCAACTGAAATTGCCTCATTCTGTCCACTTTCTGGTAGCTGCCACTCTTTCTGTAATTCCTGTGTACTTTGATTACATAGGTCATCATTACCCTCACTTGTAATTTCATTACTTTCCTTTGTATCATTAGTTACTTCATCAATCACTTCCTTTATTTCATTAACCATCTCTTGtgtttcttcctttgcttcttcaCATTCTTCTTCAACATATTTCTGGTGAGCATCACTACTGCTTCCATCACTATTGGGGCTAGCTTCTCCCTTGGACTGTGTAACCTCACTGGCTGTATCCAAGGTGGAGATGCCAGAAGTAGACATTGTGGCAGCATCATCAACTGATGTCTTgattagaataataataataatattattattattgaaaaacAAAATACCTAGTCATTACATGCTAATACAGTATCATAGATAATAAAAGTTAACACAAGTTAAAATCTAGAGCTACTGAGAAGCCCATCTCAGAAAGAATATGCAAAACCCCAAATGAATACTGTATATGCAGAGTTAGTCTGTACAGATCAATATACAGTACAGATGAGTACATGTTTTCTGAATGCCTCTCAACCAACACTCTCCTAAAAACTTGTTGTGCCCATAATATCATTGTCATGGctgaattttattttatatttatttttttaaccaACCACAGAAATTAGTTGTAACCAAGTATTTTTTTTAATGGTGCACACATCCACAAAAATCCTGAAAAACTTAATCTGAGCAATATTAACACATAACATTCATACCCATTATTTCCCTACTCTATCAGCaaatttaactttttttttttttatttaatgattATCTACCAGGAGAACTTGACTAACGTTTTCACTTGCATGTACTTTTATTTTTCAAAGGCAGCACCGTAACTTTAGGTTATAAATTGTACAACTCAAAATGAAAACCAACCATACAATTATATTTCAGTCATGCACAATAGCTTCCCCATAGTATCAAGTACTTCTTTTAATATTGTGCCTATCTGCACAAATCTTTAAAAACTTAATGAAATAACATTCATACCCTTCTTTTCCCATGCTTTATGAGCAAAGTTTTCAGGTTGAACACTTTGTGTTTATTAATTAAGTTTGGCTTGGTAAACACCAGGTCCAGGACCTGTGCCACCAGGCTAACTATACCCCTCCCTCTGGCCATACCTCCCTGATGCTTACAGTAATCTCACAACCTTATCACAAAATTTATTTAGATCTGCTCTTACAACTTTATCTGCAATTTTAGTCAGACTGCCCCAAAGCAGAGAAACTGACATTTCTGTGTAAGTCATATCCAGAAAGCATGTTTTCACCTATACTAGAAAAATACTGCTTATTCATTGGAATTGATGGCCAATTTTGCTGAAAAAGATATACCGTAAATGGAACAAAGTTGGAACTGTGTTTATATTCTGTGGACTTTACAAAATGTCTGCTATACAAACAAGAGCAGAGGAATAACTTTTTTAGGTTAGACTGAATATTATATACAGGCCATCTGTTCAACAGCAATAAGTTGATTTTTAATAATCAGGGAAATAACTTTGATTCAAAATTTTAGAAAGAATTGTGCTGTTTACATACCTTTCTTAATGTTCCACTGCTATCATGTAATACCAAAGACGAGACAGACAATGATTCAGAGTCTGATGTTGGGTATGGAGAATTACTGCGGCTGCTTCCGTCCGTGCTGATAATAAATAGAAGAAGTTGTATACAGAGTATTATAGTGTAAGACCTTAAGGTAGCTTTCATGATATGAGAAATCAACTGGCCTACTTACTTTATTTGAGATACAAGTTCATGGTTCCGACGAAGGCGCTCATTGGGTATCCAGTTCAGGTGTAGTGTGGTTCCAAAAGTCATATCTGCTTGGCACTTAATAACCAAATAGCCGGGATGATGCACCCTTTCCCCATCTCCACGGTAACGTGATGGTGGGTGGACACAAACATTGTTCTTGCCTAACAAAGAAAGGTTAATGGCTTAGACAGTATAATAATAGATTTTAGAGTACAAATAACGTACAAATTTTATGTTACTTAATATCAATCTGAAAACACGTGCGTTTTCTAATAACTGAAAACTATTTTGTGACTTGACTTACAGAAAACAATATCTCCATCTTCATAGGC
The window above is part of the Procambarus clarkii isolate CNS0578487 chromosome 67, FALCON_Pclarkii_2.0, whole genome shotgun sequence genome. Proteins encoded here:
- the LOC123767567 gene encoding TBC1 domain family member 16: MSFNGILRRASSFLGISYSDTSKPAYEDGDIVFCKNNVCVHPPSRYRGDGERVHHPGYLVIKCQADMTFGTTLHLNWIPNERLRRNHELVSQINTDGSSRSNSPYPTSDSESLSVSSLVLHDSSGTLRKTSVDDAATMSTSGISTLDTASEVTQSKGEASPNSDGSSSDAHQKYVEEECEEAKEETQEMVNEIKEVIDEVTNDTKESNEITSEGNDDLCNQSTQELQKEWQLPESGQNEAISVEEEVAEITVVKIDKDKLIEAKINTESAPLESVAHEETEEDVDKVIEGKKCRYISSSDSSSDGDKLGESLTITETIQSSSSLGQLASEREDSLESSPEPQLSPPPHFFSSGNGEQYWFERSAESMAYSANLAFPDSSLSSFCPTPVDGGSSPVRREHKCGIFSIDVRQSKSLRLFFSDQDHTCGQLVIASRESQYKIFHFHYGGLDKLAAVFEDWNFLVKPRDEECSTPDAALKQFLVCMPHVSESELHPEEGQYKCLDPDSWITYFNEEGQIEDDLALRQAIFFGGVEPELRANVWPFLLHYYDFRTSFEQRQAIMEEKHQLYYKINTMRENMSGEELDWFRRNVQCTVEKDVVRTDRSNPCFAGNDNPNLDKMKRILLNFAVHNPVMGYTQGMSDILAPILAEVRNEADVFWCFTGLMSKTIFVTSPKDEDMEKNLSYLRELLRLMTPRFFSHMTKQQDGMDLLFCHRWILLCFKREFTEDQALSMWEACWSNYQTDYFHLFLVVAIVSMYGNDVVDQNLRPDETLLYFTSLANHMDGQMALKKARGLLHQYRSMSHLPCTLVGLCELCGPGMWDSGHVPVVACVGHPDDKPCPLNQSSTTANNPSSTAS